Below is a genomic region from Puntigrus tetrazona isolate hp1 unplaced genomic scaffold, ASM1883169v1 S000000283, whole genome shotgun sequence.
GTATCTGTGGGATTTTGGCACAAATCGTGGTTACCGAGCCAAATAAGAGCCACATACAGCTTTACAGTCagaaattattttctattttgtaaTTGCGATCAATTTTTAGTGCGCACTATCGATCCGATTTCCTCTGGTTTCTATAAATGTACGAGGGACAGCGGTCCTCATCTCACCCCGTCTTATCAGTGACTCACACTAAATCCACACCAAAACAAACCATGTGTGAAACTCAAACAAAGACGTCTGGAAGCACAGAAACGCTTCTTAAAGGGACAGGCACAACAAATGAGCAGAACTCCATATCTAGGTTATTAGCATCGCCatagtttttattgctttaaaaataaacattacataaaaaatatatatatatatatatatatatatatatatatatatatatatatatatatatatatatatatatatatatataaataaataaatgaatctaaacctaaaaatgtactaaaattaaatacaatatacatttagCATTTACAATTTTAGTTCAGCCTATTCCTCAAGTAGTaaaatactaaactaaaattgaattacaataaaataatattgcatatttCTGGAATGCGAACAATTTAGAAGAAATAGTTTCGTAAGGcccaaagaggaaaaaaaaaatgcattgctaaaatactaaaaactttAATTACGATTCGCAAAAAGTCGTTGTTTTCCCGTTGTTTCTACAATGTACCAAATTGCGAGCAAtgacaacagtttttttttcagattcatGCTGCTATATTCCATTCATCAGGACAACGGCAGACTAACACAGCAACACAGATCTTCATCCTGAGCGTTTCTACCTGGACGGTGCGTGGCAGCGGGTCAGGCTCCTCTCCTTCAGCGCGGAGCAATGCCAGCAAAACACAGAGTGGGCTTTTTTCCTCAATCCATCTCTGCCAAAACGCCTCTGGGATGCGTCTCTCTGAACCTGAGCCATGTTTGAATCAACGCTCAGCTTTCCAGAGTCCACCTGAGCGACTGTTTGACGACATCTCCGTCAGTCCAGTCTCTTTGGGGGATTAAACATCTCTAATCCAAAGATCCTGAAACTTCAATCCATCCTCGGGCTGTTGAGCTCACAAACTTGCCAGATATTTTCTTTCCCGATGAGCTTTCCCTCTCTTTGTGAATGCGGTCGGCGCTCTAATGACCTTCTCGGTTCAGCGTGGCATGTAACGTCTCTCCATTTCTCCCTCCAAAGCGAGTTTACACGCACTTTTAatcatgattttctttttaacgaTCATTTAAATCACGTGCACGGCGAGCAAATACATTCACTCCTCAAACGAGCGCTTTATCTTTCTCCGTCCACGCAGTTTAGTTATTTATCAGCGTGACGGCCACACAAATACAATcatttaaaggcatttcatgTTGCATTTATAGTGGTTTTCATTGCAGTTCAAATTTCGCAGTGACTTGATAAACAAAATGCATCACCGCTTCCACAATAATGTTAACCGTTTTCActactgataataatcagaaatgtttcttgagtaacaaatcagcatattaacatttctgaaggatcacgtgacactgaagaccgcaatttttgatcaaatataaatgcagcaCTGGTGAACATGAGAGATTTTGAATGGTACATTCGCATACGGTCAACTTGACGATTGACCTTACACCGTTTCCTCTTATGTCTTACGGGAAACGCAGTCAAAACAAAGGCGGCAGAGATGAGGTCGGGTTTTTCTGTGCCACTGGGCTTAATGTTTGGCTAAGCTCCTCCACAATGCTGCTACTGTTCCTCTCACGCTCAACGAATAACGCGCAGTTTTAACTGGCGTAAAAAAATGAGCACTCGTTATTAAACAACGTGGACAAATCAACTGCATCCATATGCAGGATGGGCATTTTCTATGCAACATTTACcgaataaaagtgtgtgttttgatcAATAAGGGCAATTGCAAACGCGTTTATGAATAACTGCCTCCACCTAGTGGTTCACTTCAGCTACTACAGGGAGGTACTGTTAcgttgcaaaatatatttacaacagGTGCTAACCTTTTATTATAAGACCAAACCAGAATACAGACGTGTGATATATTACAATGTTTATCCTATAAATGAGGATTTGTGAAGCTAAAAATCTTCCTCTGTCTGAAGGTGATCCATGCGGCAGTAACTTCTGTTCTCTGCCAGCAGTGTGCTTTGCCTTTCACctgtccttcacacacacacacacacacacacacacacacacctgtctaaACTCAGCCTGCAGTCACGTCGCAGGCACAGCAGATGGAAAAGGTTAAACCAACAGACTAATAGGTCATTCAGAATCATTACGCAGTAAATTAGCTAcacttgaataaataaaaggaagcaTTGCTTATAAGCTACCTCAAGCAATTCATCCCTAGCCTGTCAAACCGAGATGTAAATGGAATGtgcatatattatacaataaataaacttaatgcataaagtgcataaaacattaaaaatagttttatatatattaccaaGTTACCTTAAACACTTGTTAGGGGTAATATATCAGGTAacctcaaaaaaataaaaacattatgtaaaataGAACCAGAACATTTTTGGGCAGTTTTCATAAAATTCACCAATACTCAAGgcacaataaagaaaaatgcagtaaaagaaACAGTTGCTGGAATACTCCCTCTGCTGGAAAAACCAAGCCATTGCAAAAACATGCCTGGTATACTCGGGGCTTGTCCAAATAGCCAAACATGCGGTCTTGACTACTTACTTGACGCATTTCCTCTAAATGGCTAAGTGGACACAAAGACTACAACTTTTCACCATCTAATGGAACTGCGAGCATTTACGGTGCTTTGCTTTGATTTTTAatactttgcattttaaaataaacttctaAATGTCTGTTCAGCAGAcgataatttaataattgcggtccttttaattaaatgattgcaAATggtgtacaaaataaaacacacctaTCTTTGTAAACACGCTATGTTTTACTAccaaattatatgtaatattgaattaattatttaattatataattattaattattataaatatttaacctaAACTGGGAaagttttatgaattttttgCAAAAGTCTTACATTGTATTTCCAAAACATGATGCACTTTGCCTTGAATACTGCTCTGGAGTGTTATTTGAAATGGTGTGGATTTAGTGTGCACTGTACTTTGGGGCTTTTAAGTGATGGGAGAGTCTTGCACTTGTGGCCAAGACCGCAAGTATTTAGAGAAGCCTTCAGAGTGGCATGCCATACTACACAGATGATCTTCTGCAAACCACAGAACACTACTAATTTTTACCCAAAACATATAACTGCTcgctttaattataaaaatgacacaaaccTGGGCAGTGAAAGCGGTGGGTTGCTCTGCCAGCTCTGTCCGTTGCGGTCGTCAGAGCCGCTGCTGAGACGTTCGCTGGATGGAGCCCGAGTGGCATCCGTATCCCCCGTTATCGTCAACGCCGACTCTGACAGGCTGGGCATCTCTACATGTGCCAGTGGTGCGAAGCTGAGCTCCACGATTTGCCGGGCGCTCTGGTAGATCTGACCCTGCACCTGTGGAGTCAGTGTggggaggtcaaaggtcaggacAGTTTGAGTGCTAGAGGTCAGGGGGTCGAGACTGTCCAGACTGCTGTAGGAGGTGCCCTTGGCACGGTGTGACTCCATGATGTTCTCGAAATGCCGGCTGAACGTGTCCAAGCTGTCTCCGGACCTTCTGCGAGGACCATGGACCAGGATGGGAGATTTTAGAGCTGGGTGGTTGTTACCAAAGCGATCTTGAGGCCTAGAAAATATAAGACTTGTTATTTCTGAAATTATGAATCATTGAACAGATCCTTAAAGTGTCccaattatggatttttttaaataacctttttatgcagtgtgtaacaaAGCTCTAAGTGAAACAAAACGTCCTGCAAAGTTGCACCGTATAAAAGTTATAGTCTCTAAATCAttgaaattagattttaaaatgaatccaaaGCTGTTTTATGTTGAAGTCAACgtgaaatattagcataatgGCCACCCAATTGCTAAGTCTTTTTGCATTGGTATGattgaaaatacaaattattttttattatattattaaccAATCAGCACAGATTACCGCCACGCAAAAGGAGGGGTTTGGGAAAATGAAACATTGAAGGAATCGTTAAACGAGTaaggtaaaaacaaatgtttattccaatgaaagtgtttttttgcccttgcatgcatgtcagtctgttgttggggactcccaaaaccaaaggtttagggttaggtatacgaacctttcataacccataatagggcaatttaaaaaaagaaaacatttgtgtgTCTCTACCCACCTCTTTAACATCATGCTGTAAaactcctcttcctcatctcgCTGGTCAGCCAACAGCCTCCTCACATCACCCTGCATCCTGACAGTGACCCAGCTCGCaacatcctcctcttcctcctcctcctcctcctccccatCCTCCTGTCCATCTGTTCTTTCATTCGGCATCTCTCCTAGTGGGCTGCTCCCAGCACAGGAAGTTCCCATGACACTTCGGTTACTTCCAAACGCTGAGTCAGCGTCCTCTTGCTCTGCTAACAGCACTTCATCGATGTCCGTCTCCCGGTAACATCGTAAAGGAACGGCGTCCAGATCGGTCTCTGAGTATTTCAAAGTTCGACGAATTATACCTGTTTTGGGGGAGGTGCCTGGGGCGGCAGGGGGCGGAGTCACTAGCTCCACCTCCACATGTTGGACATCATGATTAGCTCTGAGCGCAAGCTCCTCCAATGGCAGATATGAGGGTGGTATTGGGGTAGAGTGGCCACTCGGTGGAGCTGTGGAAGATTCTGGAACATCTAGGTTgataacaaacaatatttattcagcttaaaATTAGTTTGGTTAATGAATACTGACAATGTTTTGTTGATGACTATATTTCTGCTTGGTGATACTGTCTTATTATTACACTTTCATATgagaacacaaaaacacttttatacatttgtaccatataaacatatttctgcCTTAAAACAATCCTAGAAAACTAGGATCCTAGCACTTAATTGCTAATGACGGAATCTAAGTGATCATTTAAACTGATATTAAAGAGGTCAACGGGCTACTCACTCTTCTCTCGTTCGCTGGCAGTGTTTTCTGCTGGAGTGCCAAACAAAAACTCCCACTTGGCACGAGCAATTTTCTGACAGTGCAGGGATGGACCTGGCACTAAAGAACCGCCATCAGACTGCAACACCCacacaatataaacacattagCTTATAATAAACAGTGAACTCAATGTACTTGCAAACAAAGGGCCTCATTCATCAGAAGGAACTTGTACTTAAAGCACCGTTATGAACATAGATAGAATTTGAGCATTAATAcagcaatgtttttttgaacAGGGGCTCACCTGTATTCCTGATGATGGGTGATCTGATTGGTTGCTATTCTGGCTGGACTCAGGTGAGATGCAATCTCGGTCTCCAAGGCTTCCCGTTACTCCACTAGAGCTCGGGGATGACCCAACCAAACCCTGGTGATCTCCAAACCCCTGTTcatcctctcctctctcccccTCTTCTAATACCACTGGCCCTAAAAGCAAAGCCTGCCTTCTCCTCCATTCTGCCTGTCTCTGTTGCTGCGTTAGCCTGGTCATCTCCTCTACATTTTCCCCAGGGCTGTGGTTTGCTCCACATAACGAATTGCTCACATTATCCTCTTCTCGTTCTATGACCTCAACTCTATCACTTTTCCTGTATACTGGACTGCTGCTCTTGAGATTACTTTCAAGTGTTTCTGACAAACTGAACTTCCCTTCTTCTTTCTTTGCCTGCTCTTTCCACTGCTGTCTAGATGTCCAACTGACCGGAGAATCGTCCACACTCTGACCGATAAACAACCGCCTGGAGATCTCTACACTTTCTGCAACGACATGGTCATCCCAGTCCTCATCATCCAGGAACCATGGTTCCCCAGATGTCCACTCCTCTCCAGTGTACTGTGGAGGCTTGTGACGATGTAAAGTGGGACTGTCAGAGACTGGAGGGTCGGGTCTGAGCTGACGAGGATCTCGGAGTGGAGAACACACGTCTGCTTTGGACAGACTTGGGCGAAGAAGACGAGACGGAAGAGCTGGAGAATCAGGGTCTCCTCCAACTGGAGCCGAACAGAATGAAATATTGGCCAGGTCATCTCTTAAATCCAAGCTCTTAGAAGCTGGTGCTTCATGCAAGTGAGGAGGAACCCCATTTGTCGTAGAATGGTCTTCATGCATAGGTATGTTCATCTTGACAGCTGAATGCTGCACTGGACTCTGCTGTAAGGACGTGATTTCTCTAGAAGGATACCCATAATTTGTGCTGCTTAGATTAAACGAACCCCCGTAAGCAACAGGAGGAGGAGAACTTCGGACCTCGCTGAAAATTGTTGACACCTTGGTGGCTTCTTCTGCAATCTTGCGGGCTATCTCAGGACTGTTCAGAGCTGAGGAGTTATTGCTTCCACTCAGCTGGTTCAAACCACgagtgggtgtgtttgtgaggcTGGTCCTTTGCCCTGATACAGTCCTGTCTTCACCCTGGCTTCCCCAACTTTGACCAACTGGAGCAGAGCAGTCTTGCTTTGAACTGATCTGCTTAGGGCATCCTTGGGACTTGGATGTTGATTTTTGCTGGTTGTTGTGAGATGAAGCATCTGATGCTGGGCTTTTGGGGACACCACATGCAGCTCCTACTCTGCCTGGGTCAGGATCACGGTGGTAGGCACTGCAGTTTGGCACTGGTGAGCCTGCCCAAGACTGACATCGTTCTCTGTGGCGTTGATGAAACTCTGGACCCCAGTCTGAGCAATGAGAAAACTTACACCTCAATTGGGGAGACCCAAATTCCTTAAGGGCTCGCTGTGTTGCAGCTTGACCAATTGGATCCAAAGTAGAACCCATGTGCTGGTAAAATGGACTATTATTGCAGGTAGATTCCACAGTTCGCGACCACACCGGGTCACTACACCTCTTATGTGGACAAGCTTTCACCTCCTTTATTCCACCAGGACTATTACATGGACTCTCTACGGTTTTGACATGGGCCTTCTCAATGTAGCTGAAAGTGACCACGGACCTCTGTCCTTGCACTGGTTTAGAGTTCTTGTGATGGCTGCATGCTCGACAAGGCGTGTCAGGACCAGATGTCCGTCCAGAGTGTGATGAATGGGAATGCTTTAATTGTTTACTGTCAATGTTGTTATTGAGGCCAGAGGACACTTCTTGGAATGGTTCCTGCTGGTGTATGCTGCGTCTTTGAGGGGACTCCAGAGAATTGTGTGAAGGCTGCAGTCTGAAGCTAACATTTGGTTTGAATGTGCTGCTGGGGTGTGCAGGAAACCCAGATGCCGCCTGTGCTAATTTGGTCAAAGCTTCCACAGGACCGTCTTGCTCCACTGTTGTCTCACAGGAACTACCTTTCCCATCATGCTCTGGTGGGGATCTCACCTCCACATACAAATGAAGGACTTTTCCAGTTTGAGACATGGCGTCATAACAGTACaacacaaagaaacagaagaagagACGAACAGGGAGAGACAGATCCTTTTTTCCGTTCTGGCTGGTTTGTGAATTCTTGTGATTTGTCAGCGAGTGTACTTTTAGTTCATGGAGATGACGTTCTTCAGATACTTTCTCCTGCCAGACCAGCTACTACAGTCGGAGATGGCATGGACCATTGCACCTAACACATGGAGAAAGACAgacaattaataaatgattcaattatTCAAGTGCTACGCATAACAGGCGTGAAGATGGCACTAGGCACCGAGGGGACATGACCCGACCCATCCCCTGTCTCGGCGAGGTGGGTGGAGGAGTCGAAAGGGCTTGAATTGGGGGTTGAGGTTGTAGTGTTTCTTTTTGATAGGCGAGTAACATGTCAAAAAGAAACAACTTATTTGCGTAGACTTTTGTTCGAATATGCTTGTGTTTCATCTTCACTTGTTTCCGCAATCCTCATCGCCATTGtggtgtgtatgtatatgtggcGAGGAGATATTAAAATAGGGGCGTGCtggagtttatttattttggtgcttTCAAATATCAACATGGTTTGGCGAAAATCCATGTCAACTAAAAGCTTCATATAAAATCATTAGATCATTTCTGATAACTGACACAGTGGACTTAACATAGATCTTCAAATAGGAAGAAAGTTATGTCAAATGATTTTGTTAAATGGTAACACCAATGACACAACTCCAGGGTACCACTAccttcattatatatttttataatatttatttgccattttgttCGCCTGAAAAAATTGGACTGCTGACAGCTTGGTCCCCCCAGTTAAAAAGTCCCATCTGCGCTCCTGACACATACATTTTGTGAAGGTTTTCCTTGCCGCAGTCAGCCTTGgctttttcaagtttttaaaggtttaaaccTGATGTCATTAATGCAtgcaaagctgctttgcaacaaCCTGTGAAGAGTTATAggaacaaaaatgatttaaatatttggtgTCACAGGTATATCATGGGttgtttaatttctattttaattgcTAAACAGGGCCTGTAAGGACAATGAACACTGCTCCAAAATCCCAAACTTGTGAAACAAAGCAACACGGCAGAGAAGTAGAGTACATTTCTCGGTCATGTACAGTCGAAACTCAATTATAGAGATGCAGCAACCTGATTATATCAGCCGTGGTCATCTGActctcttttttccccactgATGACATATTCATTCTATAGGTCACCCATCCATTTAACCAATGAACTCTaatacacaaaagaaaatagagGGAATGTTCTCCAGCAGAGACTAAATACACCAATGAGAGGAGACTTGCAGACTTGGTTATTTTACCTTTTCtgccatatttattttttaacaacgCTGTTCTGTTTAAGAAACACCAAATTGACCATCTGCATGAAGGGATGGGCTTATTTACCGAGGAGCAGAGAAATTAATCCCTACAATCCAAGacggttacacacacacacacacacacataaagattTACGTCATGCGCTAAACCTCAGTGACTCATACAGTAAACTCCCATCCAGGCCTATAAATATTATCAGAGTGTATACAGAAGGGAATGCTGATTTACCTTACCCCTAAACTAAGTAGgggaaataaaagaataaatcaaCATGAATTGAGCATACAGTAAATGCAGAatgattgaccaatcagaatcatgTGCTCAATACATTTTCACAGACGCACCAATACAAATAAGCTGTGTGTAATCCTTCACTTGGAAATATGATGCGGTTCTAGTGCTTCCTGTAGCCTTTGAGACGCCTGGTGATCGAGTGAAGGATATcttatgtgtgtgcgcgcacacacacacacacacacacacacacaaactaacaTGCTTTTCTGAAAGTGCAGGTACATGTCAT
It encodes:
- the LOC122333532 gene encoding uncharacterized protein LOC122333532 isoform X2, with the translated sequence MSQTGKVLHLYVEVRSPPEHDGKGSSCETTVEQDGPVEALTKLAQAASGFPAHPSSTFKPNVSFRLQPSHNSLESPQRRSIHQQEPFQEVSSGLNNNIDSKQLKHSHSSHSGRTSGPDTPCRACSHHKNSKPVQGQRSVVTFSYIEKAHVKTVESPCNSPGGIKEVKACPHKRCSDPVWSRTVESTCNNSPFYQHMGSTLDPIGQAATQRALKEFGSPQLRCKFSHCSDWGPEFHQRHRERCQSWAGSPVPNCSAYHRDPDPGRVGAACGVPKSPASDASSHNNQQKSTSKSQGCPKQISSKQDCSAPVGQSWGSQGEDRTVSGQRTSLTNTPTRGLNQLSGSNNSSALNSPEIARKIAEEATKVSTIFSEVRSSPPPVAYGGSFNLSSTNYGYPSREITSLQQSPVQHSAVKMNIPMHEDHSTTNGVPPHLHEAPASKSLDLRDDLANISFCSAPVGGDPDSPALPSRLLRPSLSKADVCSPLRDPRQLRPDPPVSDSPTLHRHKPPQYTGEEWTSGEPWFLDDEDWDDHVVAESVEISRRLFIGQSVDDSPVSWTSRQQWKEQAKKEEGKFSLSETLESNLKSSSPVYRKSDRVEVIEREEDNVSNSLCGANHSPGENVEEMTRLTQQQRQAEWRRRQALLLGPVVLEEGERGEDEQGFGDHQGLVGSSPSSSGVTGSLGDRDCISPESSQNSNQSDHPSSGIQSDGGSLVPGPSLHCQKIARAKWEFLFGTPAENTASEREKNVPESSTAPPSGHSTPIPPSYLPLEELALRANHDVQHVEVELVTPPPAAPGTSPKTGIIRRTLKYSETDLDAVPLRCYRETDIDEVLLAEQEDADSAFGSNRSVMGTSCAGSSPLGEMPNERTDGQEDGEEEEEEEEEDVASWVTVRMQGDVRRLLADQRDEEEEFYSMMLKRPQDRFGNNHPALKSPILVHGPRRRSGDSLDTFSRHFENIMESHRAKGTSYSSLDSLDPLTSSTQTVLTFDLPTLTPQVQGQIYQSARQIVELSFAPLAHVEMPSLSESALTITGDTDATRAPSSERLSSGSDDRNGQSWQSNPPLSLPREKSPRFAADLELDQELSERLGLGSNDTLSNGNRADLDAAKRLAKRLFNLDGFRKCDVARHLSKNNDFSRLVAEEYLRYFNFTEMTLDQALRAFLLEFALTGETQERERILAHFSRRYVQCNSSLTLSEDGVHTLTCALMLLNTDLHGHALYNSIKNEKLQWTIDEEELRKSFSELGEQRGESNSRGVKQTAGAFLPPSGALLYKTGFLVRKVHADCDGKRTPRGKRGWKTFYAVLKGLILYLQKGEYRPDKQLSDEDLKNAVSIHHSLAIRATDYSKRPNVFYLRTADWRVYLFQAPNAEQMQSWITRINTVAAMFSAPPLPAAIGSQKKFSRPLLPGSASKLSQEEQVQAHEARFRSISTELAQLRSYPPDRKVKGRELEEYRLREEYLEFEVNIYTNVRKFRLVTEGVFYLLHF
- the LOC122333532 gene encoding uncharacterized protein LOC122333532 isoform X1, with product MSQTGKVLHLYVEVRSPPEHDGKGSSCETTVEQDGPVEALTKLAQAASGFPAHPSSTFKPNVSFRLQPSHNSLESPQRRSIHQQEPFQEVSSGLNNNIDSKQLKHSHSSHSGRTSGPDTPCRACSHHKNSKPVQGQRSVVTFSYIEKAHVKTVESPCNSPGGIKEVKACPHKRCSDPVWSRTVESTCNNSPFYQHMGSTLDPIGQAATQRALKEFGSPQLRCKFSHCSDWGPEFHQRHRERCQSWAGSPVPNCSAYHRDPDPGRVGAACGVPKSPASDASSHNNQQKSTSKSQGCPKQISSKQDCSAPVGQSWGSQGEDRTVSGQRTSLTNTPTRGLNQLSGSNNSSALNSPEIARKIAEEATKVSTIFSEVRSSPPPVAYGGSFNLSSTNYGYPSREITSLQQSPVQHSAVKMNIPMHEDHSTTNGVPPHLHEAPASKSLDLRDDLANISFCSAPVGGDPDSPALPSRLLRPSLSKADVCSPLRDPRQLRPDPPVSDSPTLHRHKPPQYTGEEWTSGEPWFLDDEDWDDHVVAESVEISRRLFIGQSVDDSPVSWTSRQQWKEQAKKEEGKFSLSETLESNLKSSSPVYRKSDRVEVIEREEDNVSNSLCGANHSPGENVEEMTRLTQQQRQAEWRRRQALLLGPVVLEEGERGEDEQGFGDHQGLVGSSPSSSGVTGSLGDRDCISPESSQNSNQSDHPSSGIQSDGGSLVPGPSLHCQKIARAKWEFLFGTPAENTASEREKNVPESSTAPPSGHSTPIPPSYLPLEELALRANHDVQHVEVELVTPPPAAPGTSPKTGIIRRTLKYSETDLDAVPLRCYRETDIDEVLLAEQEDADSAFGSNRSVMGTSCAGSSPLGEMPNERTDGQEDGEEEEEEEEEDVASWVTVRMQGDVRRLLADQRDEEEEFYSMMLKRPQDRFGNNHPALKSPILVHGPRRRSGDSLDTFSRHFENIMESHRAKGTSYSSLDSLDPLTSSTQTVLTFDLPTLTPQVQGQIYQSARQIVELSFAPLAHVEMPSLSESALTITGDTDATRAPSSERLSSGSDDRNGQSWQSNPPLSLPREKSPRFAADLELDQELSERLGLGSNDTLSNGNRADLDAAKRLAKRLFNLDGFRKCDVARHLSKNNDFSRLVAEEYLRYFNFTEMTLDQALRAFLLEFALTGETQERERILAHFSRRYVQCNSSLTLSEDGVHTLTCALMLLNTDLHGHNVGKRMSCTQFIGNLEGLNCGDDFPKELLKALYNSIKNEKLQWTIDEEELRKSFSELGEQRGESNSRGVKQTAGAFLPPSGALLYKTGFLVRKVHADCDGKRTPRGKRGWKTFYAVLKGLILYLQKGEYRPDKQLSDEDLKNAVSIHHSLAIRATDYSKRPNVFYLRTADWRVYLFQAPNAEQMQSWITRINTVAAMFSAPPLPAAIGSQKKFSRPLLPGSASKLSQEEQVQAHEARFRSISTELAQLRSYPPDRKVKGRELEEYRLREEYLEFEVNIYTNVRKFRLVTEGVFYLLHF